In Flavobacteriales bacterium, one genomic interval encodes:
- a CDS encoding NAD(P)H-dependent oxidoreductase subunit E: protein MSTTVRPITTKEGTLPFAFSEAGLAECKELMKRYPADRTKSALLPILHVAQAENDGWLSVNAMDAVAHVLGIQHIEVYEVASFYSMYNLRPVGTHVLEVCHTTPCLLRGADDTIAHIEKRLGIHPGETTKDGLFTLKTVECLGSCGTAPMLQCGAKYHENLTPEKVDALIDQLRDQPRSKYTDQ, encoded by the coding sequence ATGTCAACTACAGTAAGACCCATAACCACCAAGGAAGGCACACTGCCTTTTGCCTTCAGCGAAGCAGGCCTTGCCGAATGCAAGGAGTTGATGAAACGATATCCTGCGGACCGTACTAAGAGCGCTTTGTTACCGATCCTTCATGTTGCGCAAGCAGAAAATGATGGTTGGTTAAGCGTGAATGCCATGGATGCTGTTGCACACGTGTTAGGTATCCAACACATCGAAGTGTACGAAGTGGCCAGCTTCTATAGCATGTATAACCTGCGTCCTGTAGGTACGCATGTGCTTGAAGTTTGTCACACAACACCTTGTCTTTTACGTGGTGCGGATGATACCATTGCACACATTGAAAAACGATTGGGCATACATCCCGGTGAAACCACCAAGGACGGACTATTCACCCTTAAAACGGTGGAATGCTTGGGAAGCTGCGGAACTGCACCTATGTTACAATGTGGAGCTAAATACCACGAGAACCTGACCCCTGAAAAGGTCGATGCATTGATCGATCAACTACGTGATCAGCCACGTTCCAAATACACGGATCAGTAA